DNA sequence from the Coffea eugenioides isolate CCC68of chromosome 9, Ceug_1.0, whole genome shotgun sequence genome:
TATGTTACACAGTTTAAAGTTCAAGTGAGTTCTGTTTTCTCTCTTATTATATTATTCCCTAGAGGTGGTTTTAGGAgtattttctctctcttatcAATGGAAGAGGTAATTATCAATTTGACTAACTCCACTTTAGTTAAACTATAAAGCCCTGTTGGCGAAGTTTTCTCCTTGTAGATTGCTAGATTGCATTCATTGTTGCAATTTGCAAGGACAATAGTGCAGTTTCTCCTTCCTAATAATTTAGTAATTCTTTTCCCCAGTCAATCTATTATGGATATAAAACAGTTGGATTATCTTGTTTACCTTTTGTTGAACCTTGTTTGGTCCTCCACACACTTGTTACACTCCTATGCATGTAGGAACTAGTTTATGATTATATTTCCATTCTTGACAATCTCAACCATGAAACACACACCACTCTTTCTCTCTGAGTCACTAGAATTGAAAATTTGAGTATGTGATCATGCGCACCAGATCAGTGGAAGGTAGGCGGAGATGTCATGCCTAATCCCAAAGAAATCAGTTAATGCTGTCCAGAGTTATAAACAAGTCCCCTTGTATCATTTCAATGATTATCTCATCTCCTAGAAGATTGCATAGCTTCAAAATCATTAACACCAGGCAAACTAATCCATCAAAATCTCCTCAAAAACCCAAACTTTTAACATGAAAAACAAATCTTGCATTACGTTACTGGATAAGCTCTCTAAACTCTTTATTACATGCAGCAAACTCAGAGTTAGCTTATAAAATCTTCAACTCAATCCCAAGCCCAGAAAGGCAAAAGAAAGGAATTTTATGGAACCAACTGATTAGGTCCTATGCTTGGGAAGGACCCTTTGAGAATGCCATTGATTTGTACTATGCGATGGTGGTTATTGGAGCCAAACCCACAAAATTTACTTACCCTTTTGTCCTTAAAGCTTGTGCTGCATTGGAGCATATAGATAATGGTGTGAAGATTCATGATGATGTAAAAAGAGATTGGCTTGCCTCAGATGTTTATATTTCTACTGCTTTGGTTGATTTTTATGTTAAATGTGGGTGTTTGCTTGAGGCGAGGCAGGTGTTTAATGAAATGCCTGAGAGAGATGTTGCATGGAATGCAATGATTTCAGGGTTCTCGATTCATGGGATGCATGGGGATCTGATTCATTTTGCTTTGGAAATGCAAGAAATGGGAGTGAGTCCTAATTCTTCAACTCTTGTGACCATTTTGCCGGTGATCGGGGAGGCGAATGAGGTGATTGCTGGAAAGGCTGTTCACAGGTTGTCTGTGAGGAGGGGAATTGATAGTGATGTCATGATGGGAACAGGGCGTTTGGATATGAATGGAAAATGTGGGTGGTTAGTTTATGCAAGGAGGATATTTCATGCAATGACTTTCAGAAATGTGGTGACTTGGAGTGCGATGATTGGAGCTTGTATTGCTTGTGATTGCACTCAAGAAAGCTTGGAATTGTTTGAGCAAATGAGGGTGGAGGATGTTGGAAGCCTTCCACCTGTTACACTTGCAACTGTTTTCCAAGGTCGGCTAACCTGATTGATCTGAAGGGAGGAAAACAGATACATGGTTACACTGTTAAGTTAGGGTCCAATTTGGTTTTGATGGTTGCTAATATGCTTCTTTCAATGTATGCAAAATGTGGTATTCCAGATGATGCGACAAAGTTCTTTGAGGAAATGAGTTTCAAGGACTCTGTGTTTCTTATAGTGCTCTTATCTCTGGATGTATTCAAAATGGAAGTGCAGAGGAAAAAGCACTATATGGTTGGTTAGGAGATTTTCATTATGCTTGGTTAGGAGAGAATACACCACTATATGGTTGGAGTGGCAGAGGAAAAAGCAGTGGAAGAGGAAGCGGACCGAGAAGAAAGTGATTTGCTTGGCCAGCTGTTGGACTATCATTTTTTATAATATTGATGCAGCCGTTTACAAAACTTTGTGAACTTTtggttggaatttttttttggggattatCTTGACTATTGAAGAATCTAAGTCAgcttcttgtttttggtctagaCTTGTAGTCCGTTATCGGGTTGAAACAAGGTTACACTTTGTATTGTGACAATTGCTCTTTAAATGTGGATATTTGACTCCATTGCATTTTTGTAATCCATTCTTATCATTGGATACAAAGTCAACAAATATTGATCTATCAAAAGGATGATTTcatttgttcacaaaatatgTAAAACAAGTAGCTCACTTGTCAACAATGTATACTTTCAAGAGGACGCAAAGTCTGATTAAAAACCACCAACAAGGCTGAATGAAAAGTAGTGAGTTTCATTTTATCGGACACAAAAACCTCTAAAACAGGTAAGTTTATTTTATTGAACACCTTATCTGCGACAACAATGGGatactttcttctttttttttttgggtagaaataGGGAATAATGTATTAATTAACCAGAGTTCTGCCCTATGCATTATAGAgcaaaagaaatattgcaagGGAGACAAATCCCTTTCAAGTCCACATCATAGACAAAAAGTAAGTTCTTGAGGACAAGTATCAAAAGTTACAAAGCTGGACTCTAGTCTAGTGCTATCAATTGAGGTGAGTCGAGGTCGAGCACCTGATAATCGAACTCAACTTGAACATTTATCGAGCTAGCTCAAACTCTCTCAATTAGTAGTTCGAGCTTCAAAATCTATTCGAGATCGACTCGTCAAACTTAGTTTCaagttcgaactcgagtttgaaAATTGAGCAGAGCTTAATGAGCTCGAGTGAGCTCAAGACTCAACTAGAATACAAAGCAACATTCAACTAGAATAAAATTTAGAAAGTactgaataaaataattaaatataatgCATTACAAATCTCAAATGAAAGGTAGTCTACGAATATCCAATCAGTTCGTACATTTATTTTCTAGACAAAACAATGTGAAAAGCattaaataaaactaatagCCAAAAGCAGTTAGACTACTAATTTCTATCCACTTAGAGCTAATAAAAATCATCTTTAGGGTCTTCAATGCAAATCAACCCATACTCTTCAGAATTTGCAAAAGTGGTAAAAATGGGTTGAGCGATAAATTACTCAATAAGTAGTGTCTACCCTTCTGTTAGATCATGCAACCATAGCTTacatatatatgcatatatatatatatatcaaattatttGCACACAATTCACATGCATAATTATTGAAAATATGTTGTTCGTACGACAGTCAATAATAATGAGTGACACAGTAACTTATAAACATCCTGTACATAACCGTACATGAAAGCCATCTAgtcataaatcatttcatatcagttcataacaagtacatgcaaTGATCGGTTTCTGAGTACTCGACCTAGAGATTTAACCTCTTCTAGGTGAGCGACCAATAGGTTTCATGACTATCCGTTGGTCTCGTTATATACTTAGGTCAATCGACCGAACTCTATACCGAACTACCAGTCAATTGATCGGGCTCTATACCGAACTACCATGACTGTTAATCA
Encoded proteins:
- the LOC113783220 gene encoding pentatricopeptide repeat-containing protein At3g16610-like; this encodes MVVIGAKPTKFTYPFVLKACAALEHIDNGVKIHDDVKRDWLASDVYISTALVDFYVKCGCLLEARQVFNEMPERDVAWNAMISGFSIHGMHGDLIHFALEMQEMGVSPNSSTLVTILPVIGEANEVIAGKAVHRLSVRRGIDSDVMMGTGRLDMNGKCGWLVYARRIFHAMTFRNVVTWSAMIGACIACDCTQESLELFEQMRVEDVGSLPPVTLATVFQGRLT